The sequence below is a genomic window from Venturia canescens isolate UGA chromosome 9, ASM1945775v1, whole genome shotgun sequence.
ACCGACGTCGATTTTCGGCGCATTCTGTAAATACAACGACGAAACATATTCGTGCGCATATTTACCTCGACGTAAAAACGACTCTAAATCTGGACTGAGCTGCAGCGCTTCACGGCAGTGGAGACACGCCACGTTCACGACGTTCGCCAGATAAGGCACAGAATCGGCGACAGCGTAGTGACTGTTCTGCAATGTCAAAGGTACTTCCGAAACAAGATCCCTCACATCGGGAACTTGGTCGCCTGacaacgaaaattcaattttcctaTCAAAATGTGTATACGAGCCTGTTCATCGCTCGCTTGCAGTCATTTTAATCGCATCAGACATTATCCATCCATTTGCAAACATAATCTTAACATcttcattatcattattttatttcgtttcgcGTAAATAGGGAAGATTGATAGGTTAAACAGGAAGCCTTCTcagaaaatattgtaattttttcaagttcataaGCATTTTAATTCTTCTGTCCATGTCTTGCTCTCAACCAAGAAAaacttcttattttttgaaattttcaatacaaaaaaatattttcttcggcCGGTGAAACtgttcaaaaaattgtttaaaataattttttttaaccactACAATTTCAATCCATCTTGACTGCTTCTTTTGACAAGTCATTCCGTTGCGCGTTATatcaatgaataataataaaaaaatacgaagaatgaagaaattttgaaataaaaatggaaattgggaaaaacatgaaaaaaaagtttgcgaAAGAATCCCGAAACATTAAACGACAACATTGTAACGTGTATTATTGTTTCTACttgagtttatttttttttgtaaatgatCTGTGTCGTATGAGAAGAGTGAACTTTACCCAAGTACTTTCTCAGCGTGGGCTGTATGTAACCGGTTGTCATGATCCAGTGCATGACCTCGAGTGTAGCGAGACAAGCCGCGTTCAGTATTCTCAAGGGAAAGCTCATGTCTTGGGTCAGACCCTTGCCGAAATAAGGGTTGATCGACCAGAGCCCAGGATTTCCTTGGCGTGCTATAGAACCGCTGTAGAGGGCGACCTGTTTtatggaaaaggaaaaaaatcatcttaTTTTCATCGTCGTGGAAACAAACGGACGCACACAAGGTGTTTCACACatattttcttcgaaaatcATGACGCTGTAAGAACGCATTCATCAATGTGCAAATATGTAGacgaaaatttatgatttatcACCAACAACACGATACGAAAGTAGCAATGTTTTTCGTGAAACTTTATAATAATCGACTCTGGTTGGTTGACTCCGAGGCCGGAATGACCGCTTCAGAACAACCGCCTTTATATTGATTCAAGATTTCACTCAACTACCAGAATCTTCTTCAGAAGTTTTAAGCTACGAATTGGCACCTTTCAATCTCGCGTGCGAGAGCAGgtgtcaattttttacttcatctTTGCAGTGTAAATTTCCTTTTAAACGTATATGTGGGCATATAGTTTCGAGCACTCACTTTATATCTACATATAAGATAGGCTCAATACGTTGATTAACGTACGAGTTCAtaatttgaacaaattttGGTTAATCCCGACAGCTCCTCGCTCGCAAGGTCTAATGATATCTTTCATAATCGCGTGTTAAAATATCAACGAGTTTTACACTCTCGcaatcaatgaaaattcctTCGACAAGTGTTCGCGGAGTGGCAATTTTTTGTTGGAACTGACGCGCTCAAAGAGCCAAACTCTCCGATGTGAAAATAATGCTCGATTCTAGTGAATGGCGTCACAAATATTCCATCACAATCGCTTCTCTATCTTTGTCAGTACCCCATGATGTTAGACATttcgataataaataattgaataaaaataatttcgataATAACGACGAGATACGCGAGCCACTGAATCGCGAACTTGTTGCagaatgtatacatatatggcACGCAAGTGTGGAAAGTCTTTCCCCATTCGGTGAGaagagaaaatataatgaGAGGGACAGAGATGCGACCATGAGTTACCCCTCGCAGTTACGTAATTCCGGTGATAAATAACACGTTCTCAGGTTTGTAATTGGTCGCGAGTTGTCGATCCTTGCATGATATTATTATATACGCACTATCATGCTACTCGGGCTATAAATTTTTACGCATTCATAATAAAATTGGTATGCACATGGGTGTGTAATTTTGTCTTGCATTATCGTTCTACAAGAGGttcgaaaaatacgaaacttgTTCACTCAATCGAATTCTCGTGTGCATTTACTGTTTCTACGTCGATGCCGATTCAcctttcataaaaattcatttccacCATATATTCGATTTGAAGTTTCATCACCAGTCTCAAAGGCTCATATGCCGGGAGTGATATgcatataaaatgaaaaatcgtacaacttttttttatatcttagTTCGGCCGATCGAAGCTTAAGGAGGGtgaatcacgaaatcaaaataatcagaatttcatcaaatttcgtgataacattctttggcatcgagtacacaaatacaatttttttcaatttttttttaccccatggttatcgcataattgagcgttcaatcgaacttcttatgcacgagatgtatgtaaactctaggcttgtacacgtgaactttagcgttcaattactcgagagctgtggtaggaaaatctaaaaaaaattatattgtcttatatatttttaaataatacatttaccaaattttattaaattcttataattttgaaattcttgatatttttaacatgctttagcatggcaacattgccCTTAATTTAAATGACTTTTTCAAGTATCGCTTAAAAAGTTTAGGGTCTTGGCTACAACTTTACATATgacattgaaaatttgtactCGTAACTTTTTATGTTTGTTGGAACGAGCGCCCGATAAGTGTCCGCGGTGTTTACGATTTTATTGCTGTCGCTTTCAAGTCGCAGACATCGATTGATTGAGTGCTCATTTGCGACCGCACAAATGTTTATTTCTGAGCTCATTGTCAGAAGGTTCAGAACCGCGACGTTAGATGATTCGTACAGTAAGAATGAGGGTTCATCGGCGAGGTTCgtacgaaaaaatgcaaaatgaCGAGAGTCTTTGCGCAAACGTCAAGTTCTCGTTGTTGGAGCATCGCCATTTTGGTTTAATGGATCGGCATACACGGAGTAGTATAGACGGAGCAGTTGAACTAATTGAAAAAGCCGAAAGTGTTTAAACCCGATCAAGTTATTCGAGACTCGTTAGCCTTGGTTAAAACCGGAGAAACGTACGTAGGGGAGagcggggcaaaacgggatacctaagaaaatattgaacttttcaggattttgaaaagctccgtttattttttactcccaaaaaccaagaaatgtactgaaatttttttcaactttcaaaaaaaaaaaaattccggggCAATttccttaaaaaatttgtgaaattttttttttataattttcattcaatgcaccttgggtgcgtttttaatttataaaagtTTGTATTCTTCATTCACCgaatcatggattcagtgTTAAAGTTGTGCGGAGTCGCCTCATGATTTGTGTGCAGGTGTGACCGCAGATGATAGTCCGCCAAAATAAGGGAactggggcaaagtggccacacgaggctatttcttttttctcaattcaaatttcattcaatttcatcgcACATTCGAGACATCCAGTCAAAATCGTTCgtagagcatttttttcgagggGAAGTCCTCTTTGCcccgtaatttttttttgacagatTATGAAGAATTactgtgaaaaatcaattttttaacacagCAGTAGTTGACAGCACATATGTAAACCGACACATCTAGCTTAATTGTTCATGGTGTATCCACTTTGCTCCACGTTCCCCTATATCTGCGATTACTCTCACAGACAGtagtggaaataaaaaaaaaaaacatgatattttggaaaaaatatatttttcgttcattttcggACAATataaaagtaaagaaaaaaaagtaaaaaaaaatttctcgaatttttcgggtttcccgttttgccccactCTCCcctataataaatataaaggGAACGCGTAGGACGGTGTAGACGGAGGTGACTTTTGGTTACAGAAGCAAACACCTTGTACTCACCGTGTTGAGCATCATCGTTGGTAAATTCTCACCATGCAGAATCCCAAGAAGACATTCGGGATAAGCACCATCGAGAACCACAACGTCCCAACGCGATCTCGGATTACCGAACGGTCTCCTTATACCGGAAACAGAAGTTTCGTCTCGCAGCAAAGCTTCGCAAGATTCCCAGCCGTATCTCATGGCGTCCCAGGGCGAAAGTGGCAGCTCGTTACGGAATCTCGAACCCACCAAGTCCCACTCGGACGTGTAATTGCCCACGTACGCCTGATATGAGAAAAGAACAACAACTCTCGTTGTATATAATCTTCGTTTAAGGAGTCTTTTCCAACAAAAAGCTTTAGGGTACAAAATCGTTTCAATTCTCGCATTCCACTTAAAACTTGAATCGAATGTTGAATTACAACTTCGATCGAATATGAGTTCGATCGGATCAACAAAAAACTATCATTCCGGTCTGATTTAATCGACGCCCTGTCTATTGGTCTATTGGTAAATGCGTCGcgccttaaggagggtggctaccgacgatacaatgtcgccatgctaaaccatgttaaatacattaaacatttcaaaatgataagaatttaataaaatttggtgaacatattctttggggccaaatttgataatacaaatttttaaagatttttcttctgtacagttatcgagtaatcgatcactaagacataagaaatctgctttaatgcgtaattactcgataactaagcagaagaaaattttgaaaaaaatgcatggTGTCTTCGCaattgatgttgaagaacattatcaccaaatttgatcaatttcttataattttgacgagtgtagccaccctccttaacgacGTCGATTCGTTTCTCTTCATATGCTGAATCGAACAAAGTATATGCACAAACTGAAATTACACGACGCGGACCGTAATCACTTCGAAACTTTTCATTTGCACAGTTttgtgcgcgcgtgtgcgtgtgtgtgtggctCTGTGCTTCAGGATACTCTATACGTCAAGTACGATACTCGACTCCGTCGAGGGTCAGAGTTTTTATGTATATTACTCCTTTTGGTTAGTTCAAAACAGTTGAGCAGCCCTGGAATCAATCATCAAATGACTGTAAGATCGAGTCCACAGTATTTATGAACAAATTCAATATGAATTATGAGAATTCGAATGTCATTGAGGAATTTCGAATAGCTTTGACGAAGTATTAAGTTAATTTCATGATCCCGAGTATGTAAAAAGCGAATCGAGTAATATGCTGTTTCCTCCATTTAAGTGTTTTCCATTAAGAACGTCGGAGCTGTTTCCTAGCGTGGAagtacgtgtgtgtgtgcgcgtggaTCGGTAAAAAAAAGGTTCAAGGTCAGGGCGATCGGATTAGAGATCCTGGCGAGTGGTTTTTCTGGCTGCggataaatttaattaaacaCGTATGCGAGTGGctcggagagagaaaaaaggatcgATGATCGCGAGCATTGAGCGATAATTAGATGTACGAACCTCGAGGATCGATGGTACAAGTTCGCGCAGTTCGTTGTTGGCCGCGGGTCCTGGAAAGGCGCTAACCAGCGTGATATTGTGACCCCTGGATTTCAAGGCTGTTCCAAGTGCAACGAACGGTACAGTATGAGATTTCGTACCGCCCATCGTTGCCAAGAGTATGTTGTAGGCGGTGCATACGCCAAGTGCATTTCCAATAATAAGGAGAACGAACGACGAGCGCGAATTTTTCGCCATTATGACGAACCCTTTTGATCGACTTTATTATGATTTCGATCTATAATTATTCTCTCGATCATAAACTCACTCTTGATCGATTAGACTTCATGAAAACTCGGATATTTCGTaggttacttttttcttttcgtttcgcCTTCTGATCGGCCAAGTTTAACGGCCGAAGGATGAATTTCGAAGGCGAGCAGTTTATCGAACGAATTCACCGGCCTGATATTACagtattattgttgttatttattttctccgtCTCGGTTTACAATCTCTcgggtttttttctcaactacCTTTCGCCGGCAAAGCTTCAATTCGTGCGGGAGAGATGTTGGCCAAAGAAAGATTggaatgaaagagaaaataaaagagagaaaaaaagtaacgagCTTGGAGGAATTGAGATCCTCGAATATTATTGGCCTGAATGGGGCTCTACTCAGTTTCGCCTCTCGCGTCAAACTGACACCAGAGAAGTAAAATCACTCACTGTTGCTCCCCCGACCcggtatatacatatatatccgtatatatttatatgtatatacacgtaAATTGCTCGCTTCTTTTTCGcgtcttgttttttttcttcttcctaccACGATGGTATCGAGAGGAGAAGCTCGTCGGCATTGGTATAAAGGAGCAATTGCAAATGTGACACTTCCATACAAATCGAGAAAACCTCTTGCAtacgatgcttttttttttttttttttatttaaaaagattttctttttttttcttcaattctcaTTCAAATGAGCCTCAAAAGAGCCCTGTCCTCGTTCCTAACGCGAGACATCACTCTCAATTATTCCCAAACTCGCCGCAACTAATGTGATTTATTGCCTTGTTTTTATCTGCAGCACCATGttcctttcgttttttttttttcccacttaACGAGCGATGTCAGTGCTCGGGCTTCATTGACAATTATTCCTCGCGTTAGTTCGACGGCTCAATTTAGTTTTTAcgcgttttttcaatatttcgaagAAGTATAACATTTCCCTTTTAATTTATTCGTTGCTCCCTTCATTCCCCCCGCGGCGCGATGATACTTTACCAGTCCTATAATAAGTTTaacgttattatttttactctCATTTCTATGACTGGTTATTGCGAGGAGCGTCAACGAAAACTCGTCACGGACTCAATGCGAGTGCTCGCACCGACTTGGGGTTTTCATAGGTATTTAGGACTAAACGTTATCTCGATATCATGCTCCGGAGGCTGTGCAGAACTATTGCACGTCTTCAACCGTGGCTGTATCCTCACCGTGAACTTTCACCAATATCATCTCGACGCTGCTGCCGACTCGCTCTCATTCGCCACTGAGACTCGATGTGCAAATCCTGACAGTCGATTATTTCTTTCCTACTCTTATTACTTTTCACTGTTCATTCACACCACGATTGGGCTCGCTTTTCGttgcatttttaacaatttatcACCGCACTTTTCACAGCTCTCCTCCAGTTGTacgattttttcgatattttctcaaGGATTAATACCAGCACGATCTCAGGCTTGCTTCCGATATACCGGAAGTACAGCCTTCACCGCTCGATTCACCGCAGCTTCagttgtcgttttttttgttattgcaTCAGGCTCCTCATAATACACACATTTTTGTACTATCGTTaccattattttctttctttattactgttgtcatgttttttttttctatcgaaacTTTTAACGACGCACTCTCCTGGTATACTCGCGCTTTTTTCGAATGCGGGGCCTCAACTTCGTGGCATGCTCTTTCTCAACGAGAAAAAGTTCCTCGGAAGTTTAGCCTCCCTGGGAAAACGGAATATTACGTTTTTCGCTGAACTTTTTGATGACAGTTCGATGACGCGATTGCAAACATGCCGAAGATATGTTTATAATATATTAAACGGTAAGCCCGCGAGGTGAACCAACTTCGAATGTCGCGAAGCGTGAAAGTTTGACTGACCAGTACGCTCGGTTTAACGATCAGCTGAGACCAAGAGAGAGAGTTTACTCCCACTTCGAGGGTGGTTGTCTCAAACTCTCGTCTGTTTGCCTGTGGAAGAGACGAGAGCCCATGTCtagcattatatatatataccgaAAGGAACGTTTTGCTCTTATACCAGCACCTGCGGAAATTGTGCTACGACGTCGTACAAACCTCGTGATTCTTTCTCGTAACGGGACACGCCGGCCGATgggagaatttgaaaaataaaaacaacgcTTCAATGCCGACGAAAAGAATGGAAAGTGATGAAGGGAAAAGTAAACGTTCGTCTTTTGGGAACACGAGAGGTACGAAGCTTGGCTTCTATTGTACGAATTGGTCACAGGGAGCAGAACCAAAGTCGTGGAGAAAGAACATTCGTTTCGTTCATTAGGAAAACGAGCCgattataaattaaaaaggaaaatacgatGTGACGGACGGATTATTAAAGGGAAAGGGAACTGGGAGAGAGCACGATTTTGAaagtaccaattttttatccttCGGTGCACTTTTATGCGGAAACCCGTTGCATTCATTACTTTCGTAATGAGCACTCCGTTTCGCGAGTTTAACACGAGGAGAGAATAAATTATTAAGTTCCATTTGGTGATGAGATGAAAGCCAGATTTCAATTTCAGACAAACAATTTATACGAATAACCTGGCAGCAGGGATTCGTGCAGCTATTCTCTCGCAGTTGTACGCGAGTATGCAACTTAATCGTGCGATATAATTACGAAATCTCCGGGATATTGTGGACTTTCTTTATTTGCTCACTTTGCGAGCTTCCGTTTATCTTTCCTGTGGTGTATAAATCAaattgacagtttttcaaaccTTATCGATCCTCGATTTCTATAGCGTTCGTTAACGCTCGTCGTTTAACgacattcattttcattctctgaAATAATACACGCGATTAAACTCTCATTTTTCCCATGACATTGAAATTCTTTTAATATTGACGGTTCTCACAAAATATATTCGCCGAACGAGAGTCAAATTGTAAAGGGTTCGACTTTCGATCACGCAGTTGCATTTGCTGGTGCGCGACTCCAAACGGattcaagaaaaatatcaatttcgCAATGAAAACCATTTGGCAGGCGATGCCGCAAAACGGACGAGAACAATCGGGAGAAACAGCAGAGTTTGAACTTCTGGAGCTTCATTTCCATTATCCGACAAAACGTTTGTTCAACACTCACATTTTCTTTTGCAATATTCTCAAAGAAAAACTTGGTTATTTGTACGTATAGAATTTCGCATCGTTTTGTATCGGAGATACGCAGAGATAAATCATTTCCGCACATATTTCTCGGTGCGTGCTCTTCGAGAATTCCCACATCAGTCGTTTCGATGCGAGATGCTTGTCTAAACTTAAAATTATTCCGGGAAATTATCATACGCCAACAATGAGTAAATGCTTGACGTCCCATCATAGATTTAACATATAAGTAGTTGATGCTTCTCGTTCCTTCGCAGTTCGCACACACAAAATTAAGTGGGCGCGGATGTGTGGTGTGTCTTCCGACATGGGAACTTGGTGCGGTGTTTCCTTCGCTCTTAGGGTCTTGGTCCATTTATATTCGTGAAAGTTTTCGAcgttattgaatatttcaagGTTAGCAAAACTTTTGGACCGTGGAGAGGAGTCCCTACTTGTAGCTGCCTCTAATGCGAAACACCACAAACCACACACGAGCTTGAAAATTGGTCTACTTCGGGTTATTCAATATGGAAAATGTTCGATTATTGTTACTCGGAACATGCATGATAATTCGTGTCGAGCTCgacgaatgatttttcaacaaacaATTATCGATGCcagtttatttaatttgcgtTTATTCGCACAAATCATTAAACAATCAGTTGCATGGGATCGCGAAATCGTTTGGCCTCGTGTAAAATGTTGAAAACCAACTTTCATTTCGATGAAAAGCAgtgataataaaattgtattgaGTACTCGAATCGATGGAGAAGAAAATCTCGAACAGTAGACAATTTGAAGTCGGGACTTTGTTTTACTAGTGCGATTcaaacgaaagagagagagagagagaaaaagaggagttATTCGAGAGGAAATCGTAAATGTAGAACGATGAGCTCGAGAGACTCGCGATGTTTCGCAagatttccttttttcttgccaCTTTTACAGTATCATCGATGAAACAGGCGCCATGTCGTTGACGATGACCGTTATTTTTCGCTCC
It includes:
- the LOC122416158 gene encoding UDP-glycosyltransferase UGT5-like is translated as MAKNSRSSFVLLIIGNALGVCTAYNILLATMGGTKSHTVPFVALGTALKSRGHNITLVSAFPGPAANNELRELVPSILEAYVGNYTSEWDLVGSRFRNELPLSPWDAMRYGWESCEALLRDETSVSGIRRPFGNPRSRWDVVVLDGAYPECLLGILHGENLPTMMLNTVALYSGSIARQGNPGLWSINPYFGKGLTQDMSFPLRILNAACLATLEVMHWIMTTGYIQPTLRKYLGDQVPDVRDLVSEVPLTLQNSHYAVADSVPYLANVVNVACLHCREALQLSPDLESFLRRDFVYVSMGSSVRASGMPDALREMFVAAFSTLPYNVVWKWEGGKIEGLPGNVRTAAWWPQQELLGHGKIRAFVSHGGLLSLHEAAYHGTPTLVLPVFCDHDGNAAQAEKLGYALVMDLASLSINGLREGILKVASNRENPYRDAARRRSSLLRDQPMGPRELAVWWVEHMAQYRGADHLKNSARHMGVLRYYSMDVAAFYVFVITALLFLFGKRPIRFTMTRCIMERKKKVD